From Trueperella pecoris, a single genomic window includes:
- a CDS encoding GNAT family N-acetyltransferase: protein MEDATIRRAQRADVDLILSFIKAIAEYEKLSDEVVATSESLEKWIFDDQRAEVIFILHDGVEVGFALFFHNFSTFQGRAGLYLEDLYVKPEFRGRGYGKRLLKELATIAKDRGCGRMEWSCLNWNQPSIDFYLSLGAKPMLEWTVYRLDREQIQELGK from the coding sequence ATGGAAGACGCGACGATCAGGCGGGCGCAGCGTGCCGATGTCGATCTCATTCTCAGCTTCATCAAAGCGATAGCGGAATACGAAAAACTATCCGATGAGGTCGTGGCAACGAGTGAATCGCTCGAGAAATGGATCTTCGACGACCAGCGGGCGGAGGTCATCTTCATTCTTCACGACGGAGTCGAGGTGGGTTTTGCGTTGTTCTTCCACAATTTCTCCACTTTCCAAGGTCGAGCCGGCCTCTACCTCGAAGATCTCTACGTCAAGCCTGAATTCCGTGGGCGCGGATACGGCAAGCGACTCTTGAAGGAACTTGCCACAATCGCCAAGGATCGTGGTTGCGGGCGCATGGAGTGGTCGTGCCTGAACTGGAATCAGCCGAGCATCGACTTCTATCTCTCCTTGGGTGCCAAGCCGATGTTGGAATGGACGGTATATCGGCTCGACCGCGAGCAAATACAGGAGCTCGGCAAATAA
- a CDS encoding DUF7916 family protein, whose translation MFKRLLSANASEVLSMSAAELKLAIAASEGRTIVSENIVIREPVIPDLTNAEVARSVGADLILLNMVDVFDPKIGGLDDASDFVHTLHRLVGCPIGVNLEPVDEDARMLEARTHIGAGRTASAETLTRLEELGADFVCLTGNPATGVSNQTILASVATAKEHFSGLIIAGKMHGAGVNEPVTTPEVARALVDAGVDVVLVPAVGTVPGWTDGELIDVVKAAHEAGALVMSTIGTSQESSQEEVVTQIALRNKICGVDMQHIGDAGFGGVALVENILAMSMTIRGKRHAISRMARSVNR comes from the coding sequence ATGTTTAAGAGATTGCTGTCCGCGAATGCCTCAGAGGTACTTTCGATGAGCGCTGCGGAGCTGAAGCTGGCGATTGCCGCCAGCGAGGGGCGCACGATTGTCTCGGAGAATATTGTCATCCGGGAGCCCGTGATTCCGGATCTGACGAATGCGGAGGTTGCGCGGTCGGTCGGGGCAGATTTGATCCTGCTCAATATGGTCGACGTGTTTGATCCGAAGATCGGTGGTCTCGACGACGCCTCGGACTTCGTTCATACGCTTCATCGCCTCGTCGGATGCCCGATTGGGGTGAACCTCGAACCAGTTGACGAGGACGCACGCATGCTCGAGGCGCGCACTCACATCGGGGCGGGCCGGACGGCGTCGGCGGAGACTCTCACGAGGCTTGAAGAACTTGGCGCCGATTTCGTCTGCTTGACGGGTAACCCTGCCACTGGAGTTTCCAACCAGACCATTCTCGCATCCGTGGCGACGGCGAAGGAGCACTTCTCCGGGCTCATCATCGCCGGAAAGATGCATGGAGCCGGGGTTAACGAGCCTGTGACGACGCCGGAGGTGGCCCGCGCACTTGTCGATGCTGGGGTCGACGTCGTGCTTGTTCCCGCCGTGGGAACCGTGCCGGGATGGACGGATGGCGAGCTCATCGACGTCGTGAAGGCGGCTCACGAGGCGGGCGCACTCGTGATGTCGACCATTGGGACGAGCCAGGAATCCTCGCAGGAGGAGGTCGTGACTCAGATTGCCCTGAGGAACAAGATTTGCGGAGTGGATATGCAACACATCGGCGACGCCGGATTCGGCGGCGTCGCGCTTGTGGAGAATATCCTTGCTATGTCGATGACCATTCGGGGTAAGCGGCATGCTATCTCGCGGATGGCACGTTCGGTGAATCGCTAA
- a CDS encoding DLW-39 family protein, which produces MKKFALAIATVTGGYLVFLKIQENMQRQATWQHVTDPVDF; this is translated from the coding sequence ATGAAAAAGTTTGCACTTGCCATTGCGACCGTCACGGGAGGATACCTCGTCTTCCTCAAGATTCAGGAGAACATGCAACGCCAAGCAACATGGCAGCACGTCACTGATCCTGTTGATTTCTAG
- a CDS encoding DUF3566 domain-containing protein, protein MTETTQHIDTGRAAEPDVQAPPHKDVGIRRVRMTIARVDPLSALKLSFLVSVGVGIMIVVAAIILWFTLDAMYVWARIEELLVTLNSAPLLELGQFMQFGRVVSFAVVVGVIEVVLMTAFGTILALLYNVVAMLVGGLYITVTDE, encoded by the coding sequence ATGACTGAGACCACGCAGCACATCGACACCGGTCGCGCAGCGGAACCGGACGTCCAAGCGCCCCCGCACAAGGACGTCGGCATTCGCCGCGTGCGAATGACGATTGCACGTGTCGACCCGCTCTCGGCGCTCAAACTTTCCTTCCTCGTTTCGGTTGGCGTCGGCATCATGATCGTCGTGGCTGCCATCATCTTGTGGTTCACACTCGACGCGATGTACGTCTGGGCCCGCATCGAGGAACTGCTGGTCACGCTGAATTCGGCGCCGCTGCTGGAGCTTGGACAGTTCATGCAGTTCGGGCGCGTGGTATCGTTCGCCGTCGTCGTGGGCGTAATTGAAGTCGTTTTGATGACGGCCTTTGGTACGATTCTTGCGTTGTTATACAACGTCGTGGCGATGCTCGTCGGCGGCTTGTACATCACGGTCACCGACGAGTAA
- the gyrA gene encoding DNA gyrase subunit A has translation METSYLDYAMSVIVGRALPDVRDGMKPVHRRVIYAMWDGGYRPDSSFSKSVKIVGDVMGNYHPHGDAAIYDTMVRMVQPWNLRYPLVAGQGNFGTAGDLGAAAPRYTEARMAQLAVEMVRDINEDTVDFQPNFDGSVQEPVVLTSRIPNLLINGSEGIAVGMATSIPPHNLREVAAGAQWYLENPEATRDELLANLMLRISGPDFPTGATILGTKGIEDMYRTGKGSITQRATVEVDEINGRTCLVVTDLPYQVNPDRLLDRMVEGVKDGRLSGIADIRDESSGRAGQRIVVVLKRDAVPKVVLNNLYKHTQLQNNFSANMLALVDGVPRTLSLDGFIHHWVQHQVEVISRRTAYRLRKAEERLMILEGLVKALDMLDEVIALIRRSPTADEAREGLIALLDINAVQADHILAMQLRRLAALERQKIIDERDEKLALCEDYRDILAKPERQRAIISEELAEVVAKYGDDRRTTILPFDGEMTVEDLIPEEDVVVTVTRSGFIKRTKVSEYRAQRRGGKGVKGTTLRSDDVVEHMGIASTHDWHLFFTNLGRVYRVKGYEIPEGSRESKGQHVANVLALQPGEDIASAFTLRTYDQADYLVLATRDGMVKKTKLSDYDSSRTGGLIAINLREHVDGSTDQVVSARLINEGDELILVSRRGQSLRFVADDESLRPMGRATAGVRGMKFRDGDSLLTMEVIRENSEVFVITDGGFAKRTSIEQYRQQNRGGLGIKVAKVVEDRGEIVGALITQPGEEVLVIMEGGKVVRSSVEEVNLTGRNTQGVRFVRPDKGDHVMAMAPVFEQDNSDDDEGSADVAPSAEANPADGAGTTSATAASEETSDDNPTTEA, from the coding sequence ATGGAGACGTCCTACCTCGACTACGCGATGTCCGTTATCGTCGGGCGCGCGCTGCCCGACGTTCGCGACGGCATGAAGCCCGTCCACCGCCGCGTCATCTACGCGATGTGGGACGGCGGCTACCGCCCGGACTCGTCCTTCTCCAAGTCTGTCAAAATCGTTGGCGACGTTATGGGTAACTACCACCCGCACGGCGACGCCGCCATCTATGACACGATGGTCCGCATGGTCCAGCCGTGGAACCTGCGCTACCCGCTGGTGGCCGGCCAAGGTAACTTCGGTACGGCCGGCGACCTCGGCGCGGCAGCTCCCCGATACACCGAGGCCCGCATGGCCCAACTGGCCGTCGAGATGGTGCGCGATATCAACGAAGACACGGTTGATTTCCAGCCGAACTTCGACGGTTCGGTTCAAGAGCCGGTCGTCCTGACCTCCCGCATTCCGAACCTGCTGATCAACGGGTCCGAAGGCATCGCCGTCGGCATGGCAACCTCGATTCCGCCGCACAACCTGCGCGAAGTCGCCGCCGGCGCCCAGTGGTACCTGGAAAATCCTGAGGCCACCCGTGATGAGCTTCTGGCCAACTTGATGCTGCGCATCTCCGGTCCGGACTTCCCCACCGGCGCCACGATCTTGGGCACCAAGGGCATCGAGGACATGTACCGCACGGGCAAGGGCTCGATCACCCAGCGCGCCACCGTCGAGGTGGACGAAATCAACGGCCGAACTTGCCTCGTCGTCACCGATCTGCCCTACCAGGTCAACCCTGATCGTCTCCTCGACCGCATGGTCGAAGGCGTCAAGGACGGCCGCCTCTCCGGCATCGCCGACATCCGCGACGAATCTTCCGGCCGTGCAGGCCAGCGCATCGTCGTCGTGCTCAAGCGCGACGCCGTGCCGAAGGTCGTGCTCAACAACCTGTACAAACACACCCAGCTGCAGAATAATTTCTCGGCCAACATGCTTGCGCTGGTTGACGGCGTACCGCGCACGCTCTCGCTCGACGGCTTTATCCACCACTGGGTCCAGCATCAGGTCGAGGTCATCAGCCGGCGCACGGCATACCGCCTGCGCAAGGCCGAAGAACGCCTCATGATCTTGGAGGGCCTGGTGAAGGCTCTCGACATGTTGGACGAGGTCATCGCGCTCATCCGCCGTTCGCCCACTGCCGACGAGGCACGCGAGGGACTCATCGCGCTCCTCGACATCAACGCCGTTCAGGCTGATCACATCCTCGCGATGCAGCTGCGCCGCTTGGCGGCCCTCGAGCGTCAGAAGATCATTGACGAGCGTGACGAGAAGCTGGCCCTGTGCGAGGATTACCGCGACATTCTGGCCAAGCCTGAACGTCAGCGCGCAATTATCTCCGAGGAATTGGCCGAGGTTGTGGCCAAGTACGGTGACGATCGCCGAACCACGATCCTTCCCTTCGACGGCGAGATGACGGTTGAGGACCTGATTCCGGAAGAGGACGTCGTCGTCACCGTGACGCGATCGGGCTTCATCAAGCGCACCAAGGTCTCCGAGTATCGCGCCCAGCGCCGCGGAGGCAAGGGAGTGAAGGGTACGACGCTACGTAGCGACGACGTCGTCGAACACATGGGCATTGCCTCCACCCACGACTGGCACCTGTTCTTCACCAACCTCGGGCGCGTCTACCGCGTCAAGGGCTACGAGATTCCCGAGGGTTCGCGCGAATCAAAGGGCCAGCACGTGGCCAATGTCCTCGCGCTCCAGCCGGGGGAAGACATCGCCTCCGCGTTCACGCTTCGTACCTACGACCAGGCCGACTACCTCGTGCTCGCAACTAGGGACGGCATGGTCAAGAAGACCAAACTCTCCGATTACGATTCCAGCCGCACCGGTGGCCTCATCGCCATCAACCTGCGTGAACACGTGGATGGCTCCACAGATCAGGTCGTTTCCGCCCGTCTCATCAACGAGGGAGATGAACTCATCCTTGTCTCCAGACGCGGCCAATCGTTGCGCTTCGTTGCCGACGACGAGTCGCTGCGCCCGATGGGACGCGCCACTGCAGGCGTGCGCGGAATGAAGTTCCGTGACGGCGATTCCCTGCTGACCATGGAAGTTATCCGCGAAAACTCCGAGGTCTTCGTCATCACCGACGGTGGATTCGCCAAGCGCACGAGCATCGAGCAGTACCGTCAGCAAAATCGTGGCGGGCTCGGAATCAAGGTCGCCAAGGTTGTCGAAGACCGTGGCGAGATCGTCGGCGCGCTCATCACCCAGCCGGGCGAAGAAGTCCTCGTCATTATGGAGGGCGGCAAGGTCGTTCGTTCCTCCGTCGAGGAAGTCAACCTTACCGGCCGCAACACGCAAGGCGTACGCTTCGTTCGCCCCGACAAGGGCGACCACGTCATGGCCATGGCACCGGTCTTCGAGCAAGATAATTCCGACGACGACGAAGGCTCGGCTGACGTCGCCCCCTCTGCGGAGGCCAACCCTGCCGACGGTGCGGGCACAACCTCCGCGACGGCGGCGTCAGAAGAAACCAGTGACGACAATCCGACCACAGAAGCGTGA
- the gyrB gene encoding DNA topoisomerase (ATP-hydrolyzing) subunit B produces MAENENRIGAVSAEQTYDASNITVLEGLEAVRKRPGMYIGSTGERGLHHLVYEVVDNSVDEALAGYCDHIEITLLDNGGVRVADNGRGIPVDIHPTEGVPAVQVVMTVLHAGGKFGNGGYAVSGGLHGVGVSVVNALSTRMDTEVRRDGFVWRISYENGVPVAPLEKGEPTEETGTTQTFWPNGDIFETIEFDFETLRHRLQQMAFLNKGLRITLIDEREQAVAEGEEVVGAEDSIAEVEAPKLEVTYKYDGGLLDYVKHLVKTKKVDPVHADPIYFEAEDQDKKISVEVAMQWTTAYSETLHTFANTINTTEGGTHEEGFRAALTSVINKYARDKGLLKEKDPNLSGDDIREGLAVVISVKLGEPQFEGQTKTKLGNTEARTFVQQQTYAQLTDWLDMNPSEAKEVIRKATQAYQARLAARKAREATRRKSVLESASMPGKLKDCTSRNPEECEIFIVEGDSAGGSAVNGRDPQHQAIMPIRGKILNVEKARLDRALSSDSIQNLITAFGTGVGDEFDMNKLRYHKIVFMADADVDGQHIATLLLTLVYRYMRPLIEAGYIYLAMPPLYRIKWTNAPHEYVFSDAERDAALKAGLAEGKKLPKAEGQGIQRYKGLGEMNDSELWDTTMNPETRTLKRVNIGEAAATDEAFSILMGEDVGSRRSFIQRNARDVRFLDI; encoded by the coding sequence GTGGCAGAAAACGAGAACCGGATCGGCGCTGTCTCAGCGGAGCAGACGTACGATGCTTCCAACATCACCGTCCTTGAGGGACTCGAGGCAGTGCGCAAGCGTCCGGGCATGTATATCGGCTCCACCGGTGAGCGCGGCCTCCACCACCTCGTCTATGAGGTCGTGGATAACTCGGTGGACGAGGCTCTGGCGGGTTACTGCGACCATATCGAGATCACACTGCTTGACAACGGTGGCGTGCGAGTTGCTGACAACGGGCGTGGCATCCCGGTCGATATCCACCCCACCGAGGGCGTTCCCGCTGTTCAGGTTGTCATGACCGTGTTGCATGCTGGAGGAAAATTCGGTAATGGCGGCTATGCCGTCTCGGGCGGCCTCCATGGTGTGGGCGTGTCCGTCGTCAATGCACTCTCGACTCGTATGGATACCGAGGTGCGCCGTGACGGCTTCGTCTGGCGTATTTCATATGAAAATGGTGTGCCTGTTGCCCCACTTGAGAAGGGCGAGCCAACAGAAGAAACCGGAACTACCCAGACCTTCTGGCCCAACGGAGACATCTTCGAAACGATCGAGTTCGATTTCGAGACCCTCCGCCACCGCCTCCAGCAGATGGCCTTCCTCAACAAGGGCCTGCGCATCACCCTGATCGACGAGCGCGAACAGGCTGTCGCCGAGGGCGAAGAAGTTGTGGGTGCGGAGGATTCAATCGCCGAGGTCGAGGCCCCCAAGCTCGAGGTCACCTACAAGTACGACGGCGGCCTGCTCGACTACGTCAAGCACCTCGTCAAGACCAAGAAGGTCGATCCGGTTCACGCCGATCCCATCTATTTCGAGGCCGAGGATCAAGATAAGAAGATCTCGGTTGAGGTGGCGATGCAGTGGACCACCGCCTACTCCGAGACTCTGCACACCTTCGCCAATACCATCAACACCACCGAGGGCGGTACCCACGAAGAGGGTTTCCGTGCGGCACTGACGTCGGTCATCAACAAGTATGCGCGCGACAAGGGCCTGCTCAAGGAGAAGGATCCCAACCTTTCGGGCGATGATATCCGCGAGGGCCTCGCCGTCGTCATCTCGGTCAAGTTGGGCGAGCCCCAGTTCGAGGGCCAGACGAAGACGAAGCTCGGAAACACCGAGGCGCGCACCTTCGTCCAGCAGCAGACCTACGCCCAGCTCACCGACTGGCTCGACATGAACCCGTCAGAGGCGAAGGAAGTCATCCGCAAGGCAACCCAGGCCTACCAGGCGCGCTTGGCCGCCCGCAAGGCCCGCGAGGCGACGCGCCGCAAGTCGGTGCTCGAGTCCGCCTCGATGCCCGGCAAGCTCAAGGACTGCACGTCACGCAATCCGGAAGAGTGCGAGATCTTTATCGTCGAGGGTGATTCCGCAGGCGGCTCGGCGGTTAACGGCCGCGATCCGCAACATCAGGCGATCATGCCGATTCGCGGAAAGATTCTCAACGTGGAAAAGGCCCGCCTCGACCGCGCGCTGAGCTCCGATTCCATCCAGAACCTCATCACCGCGTTCGGCACCGGCGTCGGGGACGAGTTCGACATGAACAAGCTGCGTTATCACAAGATTGTGTTTATGGCCGACGCCGACGTCGACGGCCAGCACATCGCGACGCTGCTGCTCACGCTCGTCTATCGCTACATGCGCCCGCTCATCGAGGCCGGTTACATCTACCTCGCGATGCCTCCGCTGTACCGTATCAAGTGGACAAATGCCCCACACGAATATGTTTTCTCCGACGCCGAACGCGACGCCGCACTCAAGGCCGGACTTGCCGAGGGAAAGAAACTTCCCAAGGCTGAAGGCCAGGGCATTCAGCGCTACAAGGGTCTGGGCGAGATGAACGATTCAGAGCTGTGGGATACCACTATGAATCCCGAGACCCGCACCCTCAAGCGCGTCAACATTGGTGAGGCCGCCGCAACCGACGAGGCTTTCTCGATCCTCATGGGTGAAGACGTGGGATCGCGCCGCAGCTTCATCCAGCGCAATGCCCGTGACGTTCGATTCCTCGACATTTAA
- a CDS encoding DUF721 domain-containing protein has protein sequence MNEAIGRAKQEAAKKFGDLLPLECLQRARRMAEAQGWVRVRMAARVELVKEDQIGEEIFVPTPGQDVGSGARPSKRDPKPLDMIFSHLIASRGWKSQLEVGSVAARWPDIVGPAICENCVVEDFSEKGILTLRAKTSAWQTQIRALSAFLDKRLEEELGPGVVKEIVVGGPNTPSWKHGRYSVPGRGPRDTYG, from the coding sequence GTGAACGAGGCAATCGGACGGGCAAAGCAGGAAGCCGCGAAGAAGTTCGGCGATCTGCTTCCTCTCGAGTGTCTCCAGCGAGCACGCCGCATGGCGGAAGCCCAGGGGTGGGTGCGTGTGCGGATGGCTGCTCGGGTCGAGCTGGTGAAGGAAGACCAAATCGGCGAGGAGATTTTTGTGCCGACGCCGGGACAAGACGTCGGCTCGGGCGCGCGGCCTTCCAAACGCGATCCGAAGCCGCTGGACATGATCTTTTCTCACCTTATCGCCAGCCGTGGCTGGAAGTCCCAACTCGAGGTCGGCTCGGTGGCAGCGCGCTGGCCGGACATCGTCGGACCGGCGATCTGCGAAAACTGTGTGGTGGAGGACTTCTCCGAGAAGGGAATTCTCACGTTGCGAGCCAAAACCAGCGCGTGGCAGACCCAGATTCGCGCCCTGTCCGCTTTCCTTGACAAAAGGCTGGAGGAGGAGCTCGGCCCCGGCGTCGTGAAAGAGATTGTGGTGGGCGGACCCAACACTCCCTCGTGGAAGCACGGGCGCTATTCGGTTCCGGGGCGCGGGCCGCGCGACACCTACGGCTGA